The proteins below come from a single Myripristis murdjan chromosome 10, fMyrMur1.1, whole genome shotgun sequence genomic window:
- the rnf4 gene encoding E3 ubiquitin-protein ligase RNF4 codes for MSSTAQRKRRTTGTPLLSRANAKSSRTAAASRTVAANRTAHPAPPTETIDVLDGTAGSEEDVVDLTCEGSEPAAVVDLTNNDSVVVVDEGPQRQSGGESYIVCSDEDEEEDSRTVLNAAVLSSLHASSSARVAPGTISCPVCMDCYSEIVDSGRLVVSTRCGHVFCSQCLRDALSQSHSCPTCRKKLTPRQYHPIYI; via the exons ATGAGCAGCACT gctcaaaggaagaggaggacaacaGGAACTCCGCTGCTTTCCAGAGCTAACGCTAAGAGCAGCAGGACGGCCGCCGCCAGCAGGACGGTCGCCGCCAACAGGACGGCCCACCCGGCTCCGCCCACAGAGACCATCGACGTGCTGGACGGCACCGCAGGCA gtgaGGAGGATGTAGTGGACCTGACCTGTGAGGGATCAGAGCCGGCTGCTGTTGTTGATCTGACCAACAACGACTCAGTGGTG GTCGTCGATGAAG gtcctCAGAGGCAGAGCGGTGGCGAGAGCTACATCGTCTGCAGTGATGAAGACGAAGAGGAAGACTCCCGCACCGTCCTCAACGCCGCCGTGCTGTCCTCGCTGCACGCCAGCAGCTCAGCCAG agTGGCCCCAGGGACGATCAGCTGTCCGGTCTGTATGGACTGTTACTCTGAG ATCGTGGACTCGGGCCGGCTGGTGGTGTCCACCAGGTGCGGCCATGTGTTCTGCAGCCAGTGTCTGCGGGACGCCCTGTCGCAGTCGCACAGCTGTCCCACCTGCAGGAAGAAGCTGACGCCCCGGCAGTACCACCCCATCTACATCTGA